GCAATAATGGAGGAAGTGGTGGCGTTGGCGGTGGCCGTGGCCGGGGTCATAGGCATGAATAGCCTCAacattcttcttttcttttcttcttcttcgacTTTCTATCTCTCTTATCGGcagccttttctttttcttttatatgtATATACTTTTAACAAATAGTGTATTGTACTAAAGCCagaaagaatatattttatttacgCTTCTTACCCTACACTTTTTTGTTGAACTTTTTCAACTTCATATTAATTGACtaaattatgataataatattcaTTATAAACTTTTTTCAATGAATATATATTTTCATTGcgacaaaaataaatattatactaTAAAACAAGGGTGGGTTTGGAAATAGAGAGAATGTGATGTATCTTTCATTTGTGGTAGTATTGTTGGAGTGTGGGAGTTACATGACTACCACACATCAAATTCAAAAGAgatattttctctcttttttttctaaaaaacaaaaaaaaaatgctctTGGATTCTTTTCAACTCTCTTcttcattaaaaaatatatattttgtcagAAATAGAAACAAACATCTTTCTATTCCAAACATACAAAAAGTTCAAAATACAGATCATTATATTGTTAATTGCTTTTGCTTTGCTGCTAAAAAAAACAGTAGACAAAAAAATTACTTCTAATATCATATCAAATGTCCCATCTCTTCTTCAATCGGAACATCAAGGCTGAGGATTTTATGTCATCTTGTGGCACTTGCAGCATAAATTGAATTTTCATCTTCAACGGGGCTGCCTTTGCTTTACCACCTTCCTCTCCTACCtgaaacccaaacccaaacccagAAACCACCTCATTTTCATTTCAATATCAACCACAtcaagcaacaacaacaacaacatttaTATCATAGAGACCAATCTCACTTACCTAGCTTGGAGCAGATAAAACCTGCAATTGTGAtccaaactaaaaaataataatataagccAAGATATGTCATGCCAACCATTTATTCCTATTAAAGAGAATCTACACTAAACCTTTCTCGCCCTGCTCCCCCTATTTTAACTTAATTTGACTGGAACCGAGTAGCAATAAAacgtaaaaaataaataataacctGACACTTAATGATATGTTTGTTATCACCATATGAAATGACAAATAAACAGCAGCAATAAGTCTAGCATATAGGACAACATACCCAAAGAGATGCCCAGCCAAGACGTACTTCTGAATCATAACCAGCTTTAAATTTCAAGTCTCTACCATATGTATGCTTGTAGACAGCACTCCAATTGTTTGCATCAAAATTGTACCAGTAGCTGGACATGAATTTATTGAAATAAATCAGAAAAGATATCAAATTTTTGCATGGGTGTGCTTGTACATATCACTCCAATTGTTTGCACTAAAACTGTACCAGTAGCTGGACACGAAGTCACTAGAATAAATCAGAAAAGCTATCACATTTTGCACGTGTGTGCTTGTGCACAACACTCCAATTGTTTGCATCAACTTTTACCAAAGCTAGGACATCAGAAAAGGTATCATGTGTTGCATGAAGCTGTATTGTGGTGATTAAGAAACAATTACTGAAGACATGATAATTCGAGACTCCAGGGCACCACTCATGTCATTTTTACCAAATTATAAGCATTTCATGTTAGAAAAAAAAAGGTTAGATTTTAAGTCTAACTTAGAGTGGCACCGTTACTTATTTGCCCTTTTCAACAACAAGCAACAAGACTTATCTGATCATTAATGTAGAGCAGTATAGGAATTATAATATTGGCAAATTAAAATAGCACCAAGCCACTCACACCGGACAACATGTACATATCAACATGAGGGAATGCAAAAAGATTCCTTTTGATTGCAAATTGGAAATTTCATTAAGGATGTATGTAACTACATATATACAAAATTCCAGGATCCAATTATTGTTACCTCAATTTGTCTGAAGGACCAAAACGACGCTTAAAGGCAAATGATAATGCATTTGAGGGCAAAGAAATAGCTGGGATAAAGGACATTTGTTCATCCTGCAGTGCAGAAAAAGAGTTGAGAAGTCAAGACTATTCATCTAGACAGTCAGATAGTTTAGATAGATATATTGGAATGTTGGGCTATTGCAAGTACAGAAAGCtaataatataataaccttatAGGAGTATCTGAGTATCAATTCCTCATCAGCATACTGGGCAGTACAAATGCCATTCAAAAGATGGCCTTTAACAATGCCATTAATAGACAACACCCTGTGAGTTTCCTCCTCCTCTTCCCTCTCCACCCTCTCCTCCAACGAGACTTGGCCACGAGGGAATTTAAAGGTTGCCCTTGGCTGGGAAATGATAGAAATACAATTCATCGTGAATGAACAAtgcaattataaaaaaataaaaatagcacACCATACTCATACTCACCAAACCAATGGTTGGAACAGGAGATGAAAGCTCCAAGGCATAGTTAGGCTCAGCAAGCCTAGTAACCATCGCAATCTCCCCTTCCTGAGCCTATTagaacaaattaaaaataaaaattaagaaagaAATGGAAAATAGGTAATTAGAGTCCCAATCCGTACCTTGACATCGTGGGTAGCGCGGAGCTGCAAGCCAGGAGCGAGATCGAAAGAGCCTCTGAGGAGAGCGTTGCGGTCCTCAAGGTCGTAGTGAATGGAGAGGTGCTTGGAGATAAAAGCGAGCTGGGGTTGGAAGAGCTGACCCTTGCGGTCGTTTTTGAACGACAACTTCACCTTCGCAAGGCTGTCTAACAACTTGCACGAAACTTTGTTCGAGAAAATGGAGCTGTCGCTGTCCAACTCCGAAGTTACACGAATTGCTGGCCTTTTAGGGAAGGAGAACAACGAAGACGCCGGGGCCGGGGCCGGGGCCGAAGCCGGAGCTGGAGGAGGAGGGGGAAGGGGAAGGGGAGCGGCAGGAGGAGCAGCCTCAAGGGGCGGTGGTGGCGCCATTGCCAAGTCCGCCATGAATCTATTTTTGAGCACAAATCTTTACTCTTTTAGTTTGAAatgtactctctctctctcctctgacCCACCCAACCAGAAACTCCCGATATTCTTTCCATTTCACTCTCTTTTCATTAAATATTAATTGGTGATAAAAGTAATCATTTtcaaagccatttaatttaatttcatatattttttaaaattttaattatcttaCAATCAAAAACTACACAACGTACATATTGTAAACCCATCTATATCAATGTTTGTTCATCAATTCTAGTGGTGGACAAAattccataaatatatatatggataAATTTTTAATGGTTTTTCAAATACTGTATGATATTAGTCCATATATGGATAAATTTTTAATGGTTTTTCAAATATGATACATTAGTCTATTTTCATACTCCTTACTTTAGtagtaaaaaatttaaaattgatgTATTTCTTACTCCTacgatttattatttattaattgtaTCTTTCATTATAATCAAAATAAACGTGTTATTGTTTAAAATTGTGTAAGTGAAGAGTTTTATCCTTTGTTGAGATAGAGGTTGTCATAAGAAATTAGGTATTGTTGTTTGAATTATGAAGACATTTTATGTTAACGCATTGCGAAAAAgtaataaattaaaaaagaaagGGGAAAAAAAGCAATAGAAGGATCCATATATAGTGTTATTAAAAAAAGAATTATTGACAAAATTTGGTGTGCTTTTGTGATAAAAAACACAGTACGCAACAAGTAAAGATTAATATTGTAGAAGTACAAAGGAAGGAAATACAATGGTGGTGGGTTGAGCAGGGATGGATAATGAGAAGAAGCGTGCAGTCATGTCCGCAAAGATATAAAAGTATCCATAACTTGTTTTTCAATGTCATTTCTTCACTCACCTTTTTTTTAAAATCTATATTATAGGTATTATACTATTGGGCACTCTCAactgttttctttttcttttttcttttccttttccttttctaCATAAATGGCAACAAAATAGAGAATAGAGAGAGAGGTCGGCCAAAACCACATTTTCTTGGCCTGACCTTCGCCTGAATTGATAGAGTACACTCAAACTGACACAGACAAAGTTCACCCACTGCTCCAACTAAGTTGCGAGGATCGACAGCCCAGCCCTTTGTaagaccaccaccaccaccaccacacaCGGAAAGCCAATTCCTCACCCCTAATCCCACCCACCATAGCCAGACATATCAGAGCAGTCACACACACAACCACCTCTCTCTATCTAATGACTAACAATCCCCAGTCTTTATGCAATATTAACAGCGACTGGCTTTCCCCGTCCCATCGCAAATCCTCTGGTGCCATCCGGCATACGCGGACCAGGAGGCGGAGGCTGCTTGGTTACACCTGCCTCCATACCAACTAAATTATTTGAAGGTGGAGTTCCCACCGCGTTATTTCCTCGGTTATTGTGGTGGTATTGTCCTCTTCCACGCCCCTTGCCTCGTCCCCGGCCACGCCCTTTTTTCTGCCCACTCTCCTTCTCATTCCCATGCTCTTCCCCCTGCCATTATTCAACACGTTAATCTTAATAATTAAGGGGCCACAATGCCATCCCTGAGATTCCATTTTACACAGCACCACTGTTAATAAACCTTTGCCAAGAAATCTAAGGAAAAGTTCATTACACCAGGACAAGCAATTCCCACATTCATTCATGGCACTTACTATGTGTTCATGTGAATAAGCATCGGACTGCTGAGGAGCATCTTCTACTACCTTCCCATTCACTGGTTGCTCAGCTGCACAAGCATCCTCCTCCTCACATTGCATGTCTCCCTCCTGACCCCTTCTTCCTCGGACCTGAGAAGGTTTTGACTGTCAATGGTCCAAAGAAATAAAGTCACCGGAATGGTAAATCACATCCAAAAATAATTCATCAACACATTGGATTATTTGATTTTAGCCTAAGCAAGCGACCACTTTCCGAAAGCAACAAATAAAAAACTAGGTTAATTTGTTTGTATCATTAAATGACTTTAAGCTCAGAATCATAATTGCTTAAATTGCATTAAAGAACATCAAAATGTTTTCATTTTCACATACCATGCGTTTAAACATTAAGCGGACCCTTAGACCACTCCTCCAGTTCCCTTCATCATTTAACTCTGAAACCTGCATAACGTGAACCCCATTACTTCTCTAGCAGACGAGGAAGGAAGACAAATGCTGTAATATGCTAGAAAAAAGAATTACTTACAGCTTTCTCAGCTAGCTCAACTGACTCATACTCAACAAAAGCATGCAACTGAAAAACACAAGAGACTAAGGTTAGATCCTTGTATCGGTCAATACAGGATATACTTCAACATATACAGAACTTCATCAATACAGCCTATACATGATATACACTCAGCATGTTTTCATCCACAGTCAAATTTTTAACTACTACTAAATTCTACATTCTTTTGGCCAACTGCTATTTAATGTGAGTGTCGGCAACAGCTACTGATGTAAAGGATGTCTCACTAAATGTAAGACGACAATAGAACAAGAATAAAACAAGTAAAGCTTTTCGAATCTTGGGAGACCCACACCAAGACAACATGCTTAGAGAAACtagtaaatattttttaacaagagCCTGAAAACTGACAAGCTAGCTTCAAATAAAGCCACACATATCCCTTGTCAATCTGATAAGCCAATAGCCAAAGAATTGCAGTCACCAGAAAAAGTTTCACAGGACATGGCAATAAAAAAGAGCACAAACAGAATGTTCCTCACAAGAGCCATAATATTAGATTTAAAATATATCCCAACGCATATCTAAGCACCTCCATCCACTGCTCACCCTAAAGAGTAAAAGTGACAAGAATTATAGTATTCCTGGGCTATCAATATCCTTCTTGCTCAATAACAATATCAAATAAAAAGGTTCCTAGAGAAATGAAACACTAGAAGACGAACCAAGAATTTCACATGCCTATTGAGATAAAATACATTAAGGTTGAgctcttttattttaatttttcgtATGTAATTTACAAGGAATATGAAAATTATTGTTTACACAAAGCAgtaaaacttaaaacaacaaTTCAACAAGCCACATAACTTGATCTGAGGTAGCAGTGCTTGTATGCATACCTTGTTACTGAAGAGCATGTTGTCAGATTTTGCTGATCTTGATGCTGAAGAAGACCCTCCTCCATTGGAAGACTGGGGCTGGCAAGTTCGGATTGTCTTTACACTGCCAAAGAGATCGGCATTTTATCCATATCTAGGTTGTTACTAACATACTCTTTGAAGCCAAGAAAAGCCTTAAACTTACAGGTTTTATAAGAAAAAGTAATTAAATTACCTCCCAACAGAAGAGAAAACCTTCATGAGGTTTTGATGGCAATGATCCTCAGGCAAGTTCTCAGCAACAATAATGCGAGACTAAACAACAGAATGGATTTTAGATGATAATTTAATGTGAGAATAAGAAACTCAAAAGTTACCTtacatgatattatcaaaagctaAACAGGTAAAGTGTGCcgacaaaaaaaaatgtattgcAACAACATAAGAGAAGAATTACTATGCAAATCAATCAAGCAATTATGCCAAAACGAAATAACTAACTAATAATCAAGAACCTACTTGCAACTCTTCCATATCCAACTCGGTCAGTGGATGGATGCGTCTAACTTTCTTTCCATCTTCACTAACCACCTGCAGATCAATGCATTTAGAAGGATGTAGGATAATGATTGACGAAAAATATAGAATAGAGAATGCAAGAGAATCTAAAAGGAGTATTTGTTTGAAGAACAATATAAGTAGATAGTACAAAAGGTGCATAAAGTAACTCACAAGCTTTGACGAGTTACGCAAAATGGTTGCTAGCTGGGCATGAGTATTGATGAGTGCCTTAATTTTCTTGAAAGATGCAACAACAGATATTGGCActacaaaataataaaacaagATGTAGGAATGAATATTTGAAACAGTAGATATGATAGAAAGTTGACAGCAACTTTTTTGTAAAACAATAAATAGTTAAATATCTTAGTGTGACATCCAAGACATGGATATCTATGAATGCATGTTAAAGTATGCTGTACGTTAAGCTACCAAAcaatgttaaatgttttatatAGGCAAAACTAGTACGCagaaaataattttatagtgtgtgtgtgtgtgtgttttcttAGGACGGGGGGAAGGAAACTTACCAAATCCTTCAGAATCTTTGTTGATGAACCTCATAAGATGATCAGTAGTCGCCAAATTCAAGTCACTGAAATAGTACTCCACCTGAAAATTTTGGGACGTAAAAAGCATTACAAAGAAAACTAAGGAAATCTGCAGCTGCTTAATGTAATATGTTTCATGCTAGAGGTGGATGTAAAAGTAACAACCAAATCATGTTTACAGAAGTGGGGTCTATAACTCATACGTTCATGTAAATTATCAAAAGCAAAGTTAATTAATGGTGTGTCTCAtgtaaatgaaaagaaaaggTAATCATTATGGAGGAGAGTGAAAGCATTCTAGGACCACAGACTATAATCTTGTCTATAATTGAATAGAGAGTGGAGGATATTGCTACGAAAATGGCATGTATTGAACAATCTTGTCTGGAATTGGATAAAGTTATTATTATACAGATCACTTCAATTAAACAATACAATATCAGAAGGAGCACAACAGAAGCAACTATTATTTGTCTCAAAGGCAGTTCttctttttaataataaataaaaacc
This genomic interval from Humulus lupulus chromosome 8, drHumLupu1.1, whole genome shotgun sequence contains the following:
- the LOC133796585 gene encoding la-related protein 6B isoform X1, which codes for MAQDDEPSSDLSRNVSFSRLNAQAPEFVPSPRSDLHPIPPPPPPPPPALHLYHSPAPFHVPIRPHPHPHPHPHPHPIPIRTHHPHHLPVHYQHQQQQHQQHQHQHHYYGDQELPLPQPPPKPSSSDHSASSKNKQPQQQLSDEATLKLLNQVEYYFSDLNLATTDHLMRFINKDSEGFVPISVVASFKKIKALINTHAQLATILRNSSKLVVSEDGKKVRRIHPLTELDMEELQSRIIVAENLPEDHCHQNLMKVFSSVGSVKTIRTCQPQSSNGGGSSSASRSAKSDNMLFSNKLHAFVEYESVELAEKAVSELNDEGNWRSGLRVRLMFKRMSKPSQVRGRRGQEGDMQCEEEDACAAEQPVNGKVVEDAPQQSDAYSHEHIGEEHGNEKESGQKKGRGRGRGKGRGRGQYHHNNRGNNAVGTPPSNNLVGMEAGVTKQPPPPGPRMPDGTRGFAMGRGKPVAVNIA
- the LOC133796586 gene encoding outer envelope pore protein 37, chloroplastic, whose protein sequence is MADLAMAPPPPLEAAPPAAPLPLPPPPPAPASAPAPAPASSLFSFPKRPAIRVTSELDSDSSIFSNKVSCKLLDSLAKVKLSFKNDRKGQLFQPQLAFISKHLSIHYDLEDRNALLRGSFDLAPGLQLRATHDVKAQEGEIAMVTRLAEPNYALELSSPVPTIGLPRATFKFPRGQVSLEERVEREEEEETHRVLSINGIVKGHLLNGICTAQYADEELILRYSYKDEQMSFIPAISLPSNALSFAFKRRFGPSDKLSYWYNFDANNWSAVYKHTYGRDLKFKAGYDSEVRLGWASLWVGEEGGKAKAAPLKMKIQFMLQVPQDDIKSSALMFRLKKRWDI
- the LOC133796585 gene encoding la-related protein 6B isoform X2; amino-acid sequence: MAQDDEPSSDLSRNVSFSRLNAQAPEFVPSPRSDLHPIPPPPPPPPPALHLYHSPAPFHVPIRPHPHPHPHPHPHPIPIRTHHPHHLPVHYQHQQQQHQQHQHQHHYYGDQELPLPQPPPKPSSSDHSASSKNKQPQQQLSDEATLKLLNQVEYYFSDLNLATTDHLMRFINKDSEGFVPISVVASFKKIKALINTHAQLATILRNSSKLVVSEDGKKVRRIHPLTELDMEELQSRIIVAENLPEDHCHQNLMKVFSSVGSVKTIRTCQPQSSNGGGSSSASRSAKSDNMLFSNKLHAFVEYESVELAEKAVSELNDEGNWRSGLRVRLMFKRMVRGRRGQEGDMQCEEEDACAAEQPVNGKVVEDAPQQSDAYSHEHIGEEHGNEKESGQKKGRGRGRGKGRGRGQYHHNNRGNNAVGTPPSNNLVGMEAGVTKQPPPPGPRMPDGTRGFAMGRGKPVAVNIA